The following proteins are co-located in the Campylobacter concisus genome:
- a CDS encoding ATP-binding cassette domain-containing protein, which produces MKIRLENVSKSLSFKEHFNARAEVLHLLEGINFELDDGENLAILGQSGSGKSTLAKLISFSEPKSGGKIYINDEEITDKNELKKDIRYILQNQKQALNPALKVKTAIAHVRSYLKLSFSENELKELLANLNLKDEILEKFHSQLSGGEATRVGILLALLSKPKVLICDEITSGLDNETKQKIVNLLLSLDEKISIIFITHDILSAMKIAQKVLIIEAGKQVAWGKFEDLASQNVLKKYLDAAKFYDAKL; this is translated from the coding sequence GTGAAAATAAGGCTTGAAAACGTCTCAAAAAGTTTAAGTTTTAAGGAGCATTTTAACGCTAGAGCCGAAGTGCTGCATCTTTTAGAGGGGATAAATTTTGAGCTTGATGATGGCGAAAATTTAGCCATTTTGGGTCAAAGTGGCAGTGGAAAAAGTACGCTTGCAAAGCTCATATCATTTAGCGAACCAAAAAGTGGGGGCAAAATTTACATAAACGATGAAGAGATCACGGACAAAAATGAGCTCAAAAAAGACATCAGATATATCTTGCAAAATCAAAAACAAGCCCTAAATCCAGCGCTAAAAGTAAAAACCGCAATCGCTCACGTGAGGTCATATCTCAAGCTTAGCTTTAGTGAAAATGAGCTTAAAGAGCTTTTAGCTAATTTAAATTTAAAAGATGAAATTTTAGAAAAATTCCACTCTCAACTAAGTGGAGGCGAGGCGACAAGGGTCGGGATACTGCTAGCGCTTCTTTCAAAGCCAAAGGTCTTAATCTGCGACGAGATAACAAGCGGGCTTGATAACGAGACAAAGCAAAAGATCGTAAATTTGCTTTTAAGCTTAGATGAAAAGATCAGCATTATTTTTATCACGCACGATATTTTAAGTGCGATGAAGATAGCACAAAAAGTGCTAATAATCGAGGCCGGCAAGCAGGTGGCGTGGGGTAAATTTGAAGATCTTGCAAGCCAAAATGTCCTTAAAAAATACCTTGACGCAGCTAAATTTTATGACGCCAAACTTTGA
- a CDS encoding ATP-binding cassette domain-containing protein, producing MIEIKNLNVFYKDKKLLRELDFGMSEGKFIGITGASGSGKSLFAKSLIRLFDDNFRVRADKFSIYKKDILKLSQNDLKEHRKKVAALIFQNSVASLHPLLNVGDHFNAYLGGDNKSNKELAFAYFMEFGLGNANLIWHKYSYELSGGEASRVQIALALCLKPKILICDEITSGLDSISGGQVAGILEGLKGKISVIFISHDEALTNYLSDEIWQMRDGRLNLKENA from the coding sequence ATGATAGAGATTAAAAATTTAAACGTTTTTTATAAGGATAAGAAGCTTTTGCGTGAGCTTGATTTTGGCATGAGCGAGGGTAAATTTATAGGTATCACGGGTGCAAGTGGCAGTGGCAAATCGCTCTTTGCAAAGAGCCTAATAAGGCTTTTTGATGATAATTTTAGAGTGAGGGCGGATAAATTTAGCATTTATAAAAAAGATATCTTAAAACTTAGTCAAAATGATCTAAAAGAGCACCGAAAAAAGGTTGCTGCACTTATCTTTCAAAACTCCGTTGCCAGCCTTCATCCACTCTTAAATGTGGGCGATCACTTTAACGCCTATCTTGGTGGCGATAATAAATCAAATAAAGAGCTTGCGTTTGCTTATTTTATGGAGTTTGGACTGGGTAATGCTAATCTCATCTGGCACAAATACTCATATGAGCTAAGTGGCGGTGAGGCGAGCCGCGTGCAGATAGCTCTGGCGCTTTGCCTGAAGCCAAAAATTTTGATCTGCGACGAGATAACAAGTGGGCTTGATAGCATTAGCGGAGGCCAAGTAGCAGGCATCTTAGAGGGCTTAAAAGGCAAGATAAGCGTCATCTTTATCTCGCATGATGAGGCGCTGACAAACTATCTTAGCGATGAGATTTGGCAGATGAGAGATGGGCGGCTAAATTTAAAGGAAAATGCGTGA
- a CDS encoding ABC transporter permease: MRKVIFFLACFVFLSLVIFAFVTPFFSKFEPNFTDFMAVNLAPSSEHIFGTDILGRDNLIRMAYALKNSLLILLLAGFLTTLFSLIYAYFGTSKSKIYESLFDKGIDAFLSTPNIVFIMLFSSFSSGDLLITSFIIAICSFMQGAKVFMQNFRLSKKCDYAEQAVINGAGKFSLICFEILPNLKHLIVSIFGINAINAVVMEATLGFFGVGSDANKISLGIMLNESKEALFLGSWWMVLFPGVTLFLLILATSIITSNSKNGNIKI, from the coding sequence ATGAGAAAAGTCATATTTTTTCTAGCCTGTTTTGTGTTTTTGTCACTTGTCATATTTGCCTTTGTGACGCCATTTTTCTCTAAATTTGAGCCAAATTTCACTGACTTTATGGCGGTAAATTTAGCTCCAAGTAGCGAGCATATCTTTGGCACTGACATCCTAGGCAGGGACAATCTCATAAGAATGGCCTACGCGCTTAAAAACTCGCTTCTTATCTTGCTTCTTGCTGGCTTTTTAACGACACTTTTTTCGCTCATATATGCCTATTTTGGCACGAGCAAGAGCAAAATTTACGAGAGCCTTTTTGATAAGGGGATTGATGCCTTTTTAAGCACCCCAAACATCGTTTTTATCATGCTTTTTAGCTCGTTTAGTAGCGGAGATCTGCTTATCACCTCTTTTATCATCGCCATTTGCTCCTTTATGCAAGGCGCAAAAGTCTTTATGCAAAATTTTAGACTTAGTAAAAAGTGCGACTACGCCGAGCAGGCTGTGATAAATGGAGCTGGTAAATTTAGCCTGATCTGCTTTGAAATTTTGCCAAATTTAAAGCATCTAATAGTTAGTATCTTTGGCATAAACGCGATAAACGCAGTCGTCATGGAGGCCACACTTGGCTTTTTTGGCGTGGGTAGCGACGCAAATAAAATAAGCCTTGGCATCATGTTAAATGAGAGCAAAGAGGCGCTTTTTCTGGGCTCTTGGTGGATGGTGCTTTTCCCTGGCGTGACGCTCTTTTTGCTCATTCTCGCAACCTCGATCATCACGTCAAATTCAAAAAATGGCAATATAAAAATATGA
- a CDS encoding ABC transporter permease: MFRAILKTAISSLGLLFFISFFLFLLIYFLPGNVTDAMFLRSEAVSVAIKEQILENLGLKDGFFVQYFRWLAHFVTGDFGTSFVSGASVFLLIKERLLNSLILFFASFFLIVFLSFFLGLLSAIYKNKFADIFINFSSFLLASLPHFYIALVLIAIFSVYLNMLPSFGANELGSSGVGAKFIILPTLAIILPHLGANVKFVRDRLNQSLNADFIQTAHARGLGRGKIYLFAIKHASTDIVYYFATLVAGVFAGSYVIESIFSFPGIGKLSLDAVIAKDYPVALATILLTAVFVVFANLLAKIFAILADKRNL; encoded by the coding sequence TTGTTTAGAGCCATTTTAAAAACAGCTATCTCAAGCCTTGGGTTGCTGTTTTTTATCTCATTTTTTCTATTTTTGCTCATATATTTTTTGCCAGGAAACGTCACTGATGCGATGTTTTTGCGAAGTGAGGCGGTGAGTGTGGCTATAAAAGAGCAAATTTTAGAAAATTTGGGGCTAAAAGATGGCTTTTTTGTGCAGTATTTTAGATGGCTAGCTCACTTTGTCACTGGGGACTTTGGCACTAGCTTTGTAAGTGGAGCAAGCGTTTTTTTACTCATTAAAGAGAGACTTTTAAACTCTCTTATCTTATTTTTTGCTTCGTTTTTTCTGATAGTTTTTTTGTCATTTTTCTTGGGGCTTTTAAGCGCCATTTATAAAAATAAATTTGCCGATATCTTTATAAATTTTAGCTCCTTTTTGCTGGCATCACTACCGCATTTTTACATCGCACTCGTGCTAATAGCGATCTTTAGCGTCTATCTAAACATGCTGCCAAGCTTTGGGGCAAACGAGCTAGGATCTAGTGGGGTGGGAGCTAAATTTATCATCTTGCCAACGCTTGCCATCATCTTGCCACACCTTGGCGCAAACGTGAAATTTGTAAGAGACAGGCTAAATCAAAGCCTAAACGCTGACTTTATCCAGACGGCTCACGCTAGAGGTTTGGGGCGGGGCAAAATTTATCTTTTTGCCATAAAGCACGCAAGCACCGATATAGTCTATTATTTCGCCACACTTGTGGCTGGCGTTTTTGCTGGCTCATATGTTATCGAGAGCATTTTTTCATTTCCGGGCATAGGCAAGCTTAGCCTTGATGCAGTCATCGCCAAAGACTATCCAGTCGCACTTGCGACCATTTTACTAACGGCTGTTTTTGTTGTTTTTGCAAATTTACTGGCTAAAATTTTCGCTATCTTGGCAGATAAGAGAAATTTATGA
- a CDS encoding ABC transporter substrate-binding protein produces the protein MKKILLVFFLLFGALSYANENTVVVAIEEQTPRINPLYDEDHDPTLSLVFSGLTSHDENSHVVPELAKSWQVSDDGLEYVFELRDDAFWHDGVKFSAKDVKFTIEAAQDKKLNAPAISNYEVVKSVEILDDYKVKITLNEPFPPFLDALSFGVLPEHILKGKDISTDKFNEAPVGTGAYKLVKWKKDESLEFVANEKFYKGEPKIKRVFFKIVGDENLRLVGLKSGEIDVALISPTGVNFIKDDKKLSLLKFKSADYRALMFNFNDPLFQDKNVRIALNYAVNKDEIVKNLFHGYASVANNPIEKSFANDGEFKFSYDPQKAKELLEKSGFKKNKAGFFEKDGKELGFDIYAFNNDILRVNLAKILSSELNKFGVRVKAYAKPRTAFSISEVDSFIIGWGSPFDPDFHTYRIFGGFADVSINENGWNFNHYKDANVDLALKNARYTKDVELRKKYYKEFLKALFENPPYIFIAYLGYPLVFNNKISGIKTQILGHHGAGFLWNIREWQVK, from the coding sequence ATGAAGAAAATTTTGCTTGTCTTTTTTTTGTTGTTCGGTGCTCTTTCTTATGCAAATGAAAATACCGTTGTGGTCGCTATCGAGGAGCAAACACCTCGTATAAATCCACTTTACGACGAAGATCACGATCCTACGCTTTCACTAGTTTTCTCGGGACTGACGAGCCACGATGAAAATAGCCACGTCGTGCCTGAGCTTGCGAAGTCTTGGCAGGTGAGCGATGATGGGCTGGAGTATGTTTTTGAGCTAAGAGATGATGCCTTTTGGCATGACGGGGTGAAATTTAGTGCAAAGGACGTTAAATTTACCATTGAAGCGGCTCAAGACAAGAAGCTAAACGCGCCTGCTATCTCAAATTATGAAGTCGTAAAAAGCGTTGAAATTTTAGACGATTATAAAGTAAAGATTACGCTTAATGAGCCGTTTCCGCCATTTCTTGATGCGCTTAGCTTTGGCGTTTTGCCTGAGCACATTTTAAAAGGCAAAGATATCTCAACCGATAAATTTAACGAGGCTCCAGTAGGAACTGGCGCATACAAGCTAGTAAAATGGAAAAAAGATGAGAGCTTGGAATTTGTGGCAAATGAGAAATTTTACAAGGGTGAGCCAAAGATAAAAAGGGTATTTTTTAAAATTGTTGGTGATGAAAATTTAAGGCTCGTTGGGCTTAAAAGTGGTGAGATCGACGTCGCACTCATCTCTCCAACTGGTGTAAATTTCATAAAAGATGATAAAAAGCTTAGCCTACTTAAGTTTAAAAGTGCGGACTATAGAGCTTTGATGTTTAACTTTAATGATCCTCTTTTTCAAGATAAAAATGTAAGAATCGCCCTAAACTACGCGGTAAATAAAGATGAGATAGTTAAAAATTTATTTCACGGATATGCAAGCGTAGCGAATAATCCGATAGAAAAAAGCTTTGCAAATGACGGTGAGTTTAAATTTAGCTACGATCCGCAAAAGGCCAAAGAGCTACTTGAAAAGAGCGGCTTTAAGAAAAACAAGGCTGGCTTTTTTGAAAAGGACGGCAAGGAGCTTGGCTTTGACATCTACGCCTTTAATAACGACATCTTAAGGGTCAATCTAGCCAAAATTTTAAGCAGTGAGCTAAATAAATTTGGCGTGAGAGTCAAGGCCTACGCAAAGCCAAGAACAGCCTTTAGCATAAGCGAGGTTGATAGCTTTATTATTGGCTGGGGAAGCCCGTTTGACCCAGATTTTCACACGTATAGGATCTTTGGTGGATTTGCCGATGTGAGCATAAATGAAAATGGCTGGAATTTTAACCACTACAAAGACGCAAATGTCGATCTTGCCCTAAAAAATGCAAGATATACAAAGGATGTGGAGCTTAGAAAAAAATACTACAAAGAATTTCTAAAAGCGCTTTTTGAAAATCCACCTTATATTTTCATAGCCTATCTTGGCTATCCGCTCGTCTTTAACAATAAAATTTCAGGCATAAAGACGCAAATTTTAGGTCACCATGGGGCTGGATTTTTATGGAACATAAGAGAGTGGCAAGTAAAATAG